A genomic segment from Bradyrhizobium sp. ISRA430 encodes:
- a CDS encoding GGDEF domain-containing protein, with amino-acid sequence MDTSFDDLDFDYAASIAQRAMRGMVEQRIPPTPNNFAVWFHYFAGDHDDLRNAVDLLIDHNRPFDARTNQDLFTTYVAPNAGVVALETSERLHALMGTAKEFLATVIADNRSQMQVISDVADQSQAGVDPRTLVAQLMNELARAATRATRLEAGFAEKTRELDVIRDSLSKSEERARTDTLTGLANRRALDEFLRKAQANAMKQGTPLSVLMLDIDHFKAFNDNFGHGVGDQVLRLMAKVLREKVRDIDLPARYGGEELVAVMPDADLAACAAIAERIRRSIAACTITRRSTGEVLPNISISIGVAQYRAGEPIADLIERGDRALYLAKGRGRNRVVTERELDRVWAAG; translated from the coding sequence ATGGATACCAGCTTCGATGATCTCGATTTCGACTATGCCGCGTCGATCGCCCAACGGGCGATGCGGGGCATGGTGGAGCAGCGGATTCCGCCGACGCCGAACAATTTTGCCGTCTGGTTCCATTATTTTGCGGGGGATCATGACGATCTGCGTAACGCCGTCGACCTCCTGATCGACCACAACCGACCCTTCGACGCCCGGACCAATCAGGACCTGTTCACAACCTATGTCGCGCCCAATGCGGGCGTTGTCGCCCTCGAGACGTCCGAACGCCTGCATGCGCTGATGGGAACGGCGAAAGAATTTCTGGCCACCGTGATCGCCGACAACCGTTCCCAGATGCAGGTGATCAGCGACGTTGCCGATCAGAGCCAGGCCGGCGTCGACCCGAGGACCCTGGTCGCGCAGCTCATGAACGAGCTGGCACGCGCCGCCACCCGGGCGACGCGGTTGGAGGCGGGCTTTGCCGAAAAGACCCGCGAGCTCGACGTGATCCGCGATTCCCTCTCCAAATCGGAAGAGCGCGCCCGGACCGACACGCTGACGGGCCTGGCGAACCGGCGTGCGCTCGACGAATTCCTGCGCAAGGCGCAGGCGAATGCGATGAAGCAGGGCACGCCGCTCAGCGTGCTGATGCTCGACATCGACCACTTCAAGGCCTTCAACGACAATTTCGGCCATGGCGTTGGCGACCAGGTGCTGCGCCTGATGGCAAAAGTCTTGCGCGAAAAGGTTCGCGATATCGATCTGCCGGCGCGCTATGGCGGCGAAGAGCTGGTCGCGGTGATGCCGGATGCGGATCTTGCAGCCTGCGCGGCGATCGCCGAGCGTATCCGGCGTTCGATCGCGGCGTGCACCATCACGCGCCGTTCGACCGGGGAGGTGCTGCCCAACATCAGCATATCGATTGGCGTGGCGCAGTACCGGGCAGGCGAGCCGATCGCCGACCTCATCGAGCGCGGCGACCGCGCGCTGTATCTCGCCAAGGGCCGCGGCCGTAATCGCGTCGTGACGGAGAGAGAGCTCGACCGCGTCTGGGCCGCAGGTTAG
- a CDS encoding diguanylate cyclase yields MANVSFNRKRAKLKQVLGIRARLALLAVILVAPLMLERIRSLEETRARQIAQATGEFTTIARHSADAQREVISSVETILKSEAFIRASVGGISRSCDVLRASLPSSLPWIRTLLIAGEDGRIQCATNNMYVGLDLSDRPYFQQAQETGRFVLSDFLLSRPVQSPTVMAVYPVSALSGVSDAVVLATVNLDWMSKVMSNLGGRAGITAVLVDSAGTVLAAPADQHSAVGRPLDNMPLMSAIADRALRSDQDEGSLSFLAADGSRRAVSFIRIAGTNARLIASIDEDKVSAAVSRDIRTAYLQLAFVVVFVLLGALIAAEKLVIKPIEMLADMAKRLGEGDLSARAARKSLPSEFVPLARAFNAMAAQLSQRERELIASNDRLMVMASIDMLSGLANRRGFQSRLDFEWMRAQQYGSDLALLMIDVDHFKLFNDTYGHLEGDSCLTRLGETLSGIAADTMGFAARYGGEEFCLLLPNTDVARAVEIGEQVRAAVLKLCLPHITSNHMIVTVSIGVAATRPNESLRPGDLIEAADAALYAAKHRGRNTVAEHGIAPIEDGTMAMAG; encoded by the coding sequence ATGGCAAACGTCAGTTTCAACCGCAAACGAGCGAAACTCAAGCAGGTTCTCGGAATCCGGGCGCGGCTTGCGTTGCTTGCGGTGATTCTGGTGGCGCCCTTGATGCTCGAGCGCATCCGCTCGCTCGAAGAGACGCGCGCCCGGCAGATCGCGCAGGCCACCGGCGAATTCACCACCATTGCGCGGCACAGTGCCGATGCGCAGCGCGAAGTGATTTCATCGGTCGAGACCATCCTGAAATCGGAGGCCTTCATCCGTGCATCGGTCGGCGGCATCAGCCGAAGCTGCGATGTGCTGCGGGCGAGCCTTCCCTCCAGCCTTCCCTGGATTCGCACGCTTCTGATCGCGGGCGAGGACGGGCGCATCCAGTGCGCCACCAACAACATGTATGTCGGCCTCGATCTCAGCGATCGGCCATATTTCCAGCAGGCGCAGGAGACGGGCCGGTTCGTGCTCTCCGACTTCCTGCTCTCGCGTCCGGTGCAGTCGCCGACCGTGATGGCGGTCTACCCGGTGTCGGCGCTCAGCGGCGTATCCGACGCCGTGGTACTCGCGACCGTCAACCTCGACTGGATGTCGAAGGTGATGAGCAATCTCGGCGGCCGCGCCGGCATCACGGCGGTGCTGGTCGACAGTGCCGGCACTGTGCTGGCGGCGCCCGCGGACCAGCACAGCGCGGTCGGACGTCCGCTCGACAACATGCCGCTGATGTCCGCGATCGCGGATCGGGCCTTGCGTTCGGACCAGGACGAAGGCTCGCTGTCTTTCCTGGCCGCGGACGGCTCGCGCCGCGCGGTCAGCTTCATTCGCATCGCCGGCACCAATGCTCGCCTGATTGCGAGCATCGATGAGGACAAGGTGTCCGCGGCGGTCAGCCGCGACATCCGCACCGCCTATCTCCAGCTCGCTTTCGTCGTCGTGTTCGTCCTGCTCGGCGCGCTGATCGCTGCCGAGAAGCTCGTGATCAAGCCGATCGAGATGCTCGCCGACATGGCCAAGCGGCTCGGCGAGGGCGATCTGTCGGCGCGCGCTGCGCGCAAGAGCCTGCCGTCCGAATTCGTGCCGCTGGCGCGCGCGTTCAATGCGATGGCGGCGCAGCTCAGCCAACGCGAGCGCGAGCTGATCGCGAGCAACGACCGGCTGATGGTGATGGCCTCGATCGACATGCTGTCGGGGCTCGCCAACCGCCGAGGTTTCCAGAGCCGGCTCGATTTCGAATGGATGCGCGCGCAGCAATATGGCAGCGATCTCGCGCTGTTGATGATCGACGTCGACCATTTCAAGCTGTTCAACGACACCTACGGCCATCTCGAGGGCGATTCCTGCCTGACCCGGCTCGGCGAGACGTTGTCCGGTATCGCCGCCGACACGATGGGCTTTGCAGCGCGCTATGGCGGCGAAGAATTCTGCCTGTTGCTGCCGAACACCGACGTGGCGCGCGCCGTCGAGATCGGCGAGCAGGTGCGCGCGGCGGTGCTGAAGCTGTGCCTGCCGCACATCACGTCGAACCACATGATCGTCACCGTATCGATCGGCGTTGCCGCAACGCGGCCGAACGAGAGCTTGCGTCCCGGCGATCTGATCGAGGCGGCCGACGCCGCGCTCTACGCCGCCAAGCATCGCGGCCGCAACACCGTCGCCGAGCATGGCATCGCGCCAATCGAGGACGGCACGATGGCGATGGCGGGCTGA
- a CDS encoding fumarylacetoacetate hydrolase family protein has translation MLDRDQIAAASRVLVKHWRDGTKLDALEARLRPQSRTEGYAVQAALEAHSAGQLFGWKIAATSEAGQKHINVAGPMAGRILNDTVIADGGTASMEGNEMRVGEPEFAFRMGRDLPPRSAPFGVDEVLAAVDSLHPAIEIPDSRFADFVSAGEAQLIADNACAHLFVLGASTTANWRAMDLVEERPQITLRDKRYIGHGKNVLGDPRIALAWLANELRELGITLRAGEVVTTGTCHPPLPIQAGDHFAADFGTLGKVSVRFA, from the coding sequence ATGCTCGACAGAGATCAGATCGCCGCCGCATCGCGCGTGCTCGTCAAACATTGGCGCGACGGTACCAAGCTTGATGCGCTGGAGGCACGCTTGCGGCCGCAGAGCCGCACCGAAGGCTACGCCGTGCAGGCCGCGCTCGAAGCACATTCGGCCGGACAATTATTCGGCTGGAAGATCGCCGCAACGAGCGAGGCCGGACAGAAGCACATCAATGTCGCAGGCCCGATGGCCGGCCGCATATTGAACGACACCGTCATTGCCGATGGCGGCACGGCCTCGATGGAGGGCAATGAGATGCGGGTCGGCGAGCCGGAATTTGCCTTCCGCATGGGGCGCGATTTGCCGCCGCGCTCTGCGCCTTTCGGCGTCGATGAGGTGCTTGCCGCGGTCGACAGCTTGCATCCCGCGATCGAAATTCCTGATTCGCGCTTCGCCGATTTCGTCAGCGCCGGCGAAGCCCAGCTCATCGCCGACAATGCCTGCGCGCATCTGTTCGTGCTAGGCGCATCGACCACGGCCAACTGGCGCGCGATGGATCTCGTCGAGGAGCGGCCGCAGATTACGTTGCGGGACAAGCGCTACATCGGCCACGGCAAGAACGTGCTCGGCGATCCCCGAATCGCGCTCGCCTGGCTCGCGAACGAGCTGCGCGAACTCGGCATCACCTTGAGGGCAGGGGAGGTGGTGACGACAGGCACGTGCCATCCGCCATTGCCGATCCAGGCCGGCGATCATTTTGCCGCGGATTTTGGTACGCTGGGAAAAGTGTCGGTCAGGTTCGCCTAG
- a CDS encoding YggS family pyridoxal phosphate-dependent enzyme, which translates to MTDENAAPLTGHSPNALAAVEAEIARACKDARRDRASVTLIAVSKTFAADAITPIIAAGQRVFGENRVQEAKGKWPALTSAYPDIALHLIGPLQSNKAKEAVALFDAIHSVDRPSICQALAKEIESQNKHPQLFVQINTGEEPQKAGVAPGEADAFIASCRDTYGLTISGLMCIPPVDEPPAAHFALTAKIAARNGLKNLSMGMSADFATAIMLGATHVRVGSAIFGHR; encoded by the coding sequence ATGACAGACGAAAACGCCGCCCCGCTAACCGGGCATTCACCAAATGCGCTCGCTGCAGTCGAAGCGGAAATCGCGCGCGCCTGCAAGGACGCGCGGCGCGATCGCGCCTCGGTCACGCTGATTGCGGTGTCCAAGACCTTCGCTGCGGACGCAATTACGCCGATTATCGCCGCCGGACAGCGCGTATTCGGCGAGAATCGCGTGCAGGAGGCGAAGGGCAAGTGGCCAGCGTTAACGTCCGCTTACCCGGATATCGCGCTGCATCTGATCGGGCCGCTGCAGTCCAACAAGGCGAAGGAGGCGGTCGCGCTGTTCGATGCCATCCATTCGGTCGATCGCCCGAGCATTTGCCAGGCGTTAGCCAAAGAAATCGAATCCCAGAACAAGCACCCGCAGCTCTTCGTCCAGATCAATACCGGCGAGGAGCCGCAGAAGGCCGGCGTTGCGCCTGGCGAGGCCGATGCCTTCATCGCGAGTTGCCGCGACACCTACGGGCTGACGATTTCCGGGCTGATGTGCATTCCGCCGGTGGACGAGCCGCCGGCGGCGCATTTCGCGCTGACCGCCAAGATCGCCGCGCGCAACGGATTGAAGAATCTGTCGATGGGCATGAGCGCGGATTTTGCCACCGCCATCATGCTCGGTGCCACGCATGTGCGCGTCGGGAGTGCGATCTTCGGGCACCGCTAG